TGGGGGACAGCTTTTACAGTTCACATCTTGGCGGGGCGTTTTCATCGTCATTGCGATATTGGGTATCCTGATGGTTGCTGCTGCCTTTTTCGGGATAAAGGAAACTTTATCACCTAATCTTAGGAGTACCGGGGGGATAAACGACACAATCAGGACTTTTGGGAATTTAGTGGGTGACCGTGTATTTATGGGCTATGCTTTTTCTCAAGGCTTCATAAGTGCTGCCATGTTCGCTTATATTTCCGGTTCTCCTTTTGTCCTCCAGAACATATATGGCGTTTCTCCACAGACGTTCAGCTTGATTTTTGCCATAAATGGAGTGGGAATCATCATTGCTTCCCAAGTGGCAGGAAAGCTGGCCGGGAGGGTGAAAGAAGAAAAATTGCTTCAAATTGGATTATGTCTTGCTCTGTTTGGCGGGGTATTCCTTATTGCCTCAGTCCTTTTCGAGATCGGGTTAGCAGGCATTTTAATCGCTCTATTTCTCTCGGTTTCAAGTGTCGGCATCGTCGGTACGACGAGCTTTTCGTTAGCGATGCAAAATCAGAAAAAAACGGCAGGCAGTGCATCGGCCTTGATCGGATTGCTGCCTTTCATACTGGGGTCACTCATGGCTCCATTGGTGGGCTTGGGTTCAGGCGCTTCGTCCCTGCCGATGGGAATTGTGATGGTGAGTTGTCATGCGATTGCCCTGCTCGCATACTTATTGCTTGCACGCCATGGTTTAAGTCAGGTGGAAGGATAAGGAAAAAGCTGAAGTCCCGATGATGGGATTTCAGCTTTTTTTTGTTTAGGCTGCATAAATCATAAAAGGGATTCTGCCCCGTCGATATAAACCTCCGTACCGGTGATGTGTGACGACATATCCGAGGCTAAAAACAATACAAGGTCTCCAGCCTGCTCTGTGGTTCCGGCTTTATTGGCTAAAGGCTGAGAGCCCTGAGGATATTCGATGGGAATCCTGATTTTCTTTAAGCTTTCATCTTCAGGGAAAGTGTTGTCGTGGATATTCGTATCTATTGAGCCTGGACAAATCATATTGACCCTGATTTTGTATTTTGCCAGTTCGAGGGCAGCCATTTTACCGAACGCGACCTGCCCAGCTTTGGAGGAGCTATAGGCGGAAAAACCAAAGTTCTTGAAAAAACGGTTCCCATTGATGGAGCTGTTGATGACGATGCTGCCGCCCGTTTCCTTCATGTATGGAATGGCGTATTTGATGGTGAGAAAGGTTCCTTTAAGGTTGATGGTGTGCGTCTGATCCCAATCTTCCGGCTTGATGTCTTCAATGGGGGCAATCACCCCGTTGATGCCTGCGTTGGCAAAAACGAAGTCAATTTTTCCGAAATGGTCATAGGCAACCTTGAATGCATGTTCAACTTGCTCAGGCATCGATACATCGGTTTTAATGATGAAAGCTTCCCGGCCTAGATGTTCTACCTCTGCCTTCACCTTTTCAGCCTTTTCCACGGTTCGATCAAAAAAGATGATGTTCGCGCCGTTTTCAGCTAGCTTCAATGCTGCCCCCCGGCCAATTCCCGATCCTCCGCCGGTAATGATGGCCACTTTATCTTTCATTAAATCTGACATAAACTTCACACGCTCCTTTTTTAGTTTTCTTTCCCCTTCAGGGAGTATGTAGAAACCTCATGGCAGTAGTAATATAGGAAATTATAAACGAATATTGCCTGAAAAATCCAATTTGAACCGTTGTCGTTGGACATTATGTTTTATTTTTTTATGAATTGTCGGTATATTGAGTACATAATAAGTTAGCTTGAAAGGGGATAGGATTTTGATACGACTAGGGGTAATAGGTACGAATTGGATCACGGAACGATTTTTGGAGGGGGCAAAGCATGTAGCGGATCTATCGTTGACGGCGGT
This genomic stretch from Peribacillus muralis harbors:
- a CDS encoding multidrug effflux MFS transporter, with the translated sequence MKETISSGNEMTKSNRLLLALMLGSFAAIGPLSLDMYLPGLPTLADDLKSSTSLAQLSLTACLLGLALGQIYLGPLSDAKGRRTPLIISLSVYGLSSLLCAFAPNIELLLLLRFIQGIAGAGGIVISRAIVRDLFSGTDLTKFFSMLMLVNGAAPILAPVFGGQLLQFTSWRGVFIVIAILGILMVAAAFFGIKETLSPNLRSTGGINDTIRTFGNLVGDRVFMGYAFSQGFISAAMFAYISGSPFVLQNIYGVSPQTFSLIFAINGVGIIIASQVAGKLAGRVKEEKLLQIGLCLALFGGVFLIASVLFEIGLAGILIALFLSVSSVGIVGTTSFSLAMQNQKKTAGSASALIGLLPFILGSLMAPLVGLGSGASSLPMGIVMVSCHAIALLAYLLLARHGLSQVEG
- a CDS encoding SDR family oxidoreductase, encoding MSDLMKDKVAIITGGGSGIGRGAALKLAENGANIIFFDRTVEKAEKVKAEVEHLGREAFIIKTDVSMPEQVEHAFKVAYDHFGKIDFVFANAGINGVIAPIEDIKPEDWDQTHTINLKGTFLTIKYAIPYMKETGGSIVINSSINGNRFFKNFGFSAYSSSKAGQVAFGKMAALELAKYKIRVNMICPGSIDTNIHDNTFPEDESLKKIRIPIEYPQGSQPLANKAGTTEQAGDLVLFLASDMSSHITGTEVYIDGAESLL